A window of Tautonia plasticadhaerens contains these coding sequences:
- a CDS encoding helix-turn-helix domain-containing protein: MEVSNATLERVRLWFVEWGLEAALVREERARPSRERALDGRAEARLIALACSQPPDGRKAWTMRLPADTLVELEFVPSISDETVRRSLKEATWSRTPRSDGASRRGRMPSSWRRWGTCWTPRLPPALRWGAASGLPRRGSQASDRRGPRADPGRDELTRAVRLRVRT, translated from the coding sequence GTGGAGGTCAGCAACGCCACCCTCGAGCGGGTCCGCCTGTGGTTCGTTGAGTGGGGCCTGGAGGCGGCCCTGGTCCGCGAGGAGCGGGCCCGCCCCAGCCGGGAGCGGGCCCTGGACGGGCGGGCCGAGGCCAGGCTGATCGCCCTGGCCTGCTCGCAGCCGCCGGACGGCCGCAAGGCCTGGACGATGCGGCTGCCGGCCGACACGCTCGTCGAACTGGAGTTCGTCCCCTCGATCTCCGACGAGACGGTTCGGCGGTCTTTAAAAGAAGCGACCTGGAGCCGCACCCCAAGGAGCGATGGTGCATCCCGCCGGGGGCGAATGCCGAGTTCGTGGCGGCGATGGGGGACGTGCTGGACGCCGCGCTTACCACCGGCACTCCGATGGGGAGCGGCCTCTGGTCTGCCTCGACGAGGTTCGCAAGCGTCTGATCGGCGAGGTCCTCGAGCCGATCCCGGCCGAGACGAGCTGACCCGAGCGGTTCGACTCCGAGTCCGTACGTGA
- a CDS encoding PAS domain S-box protein encodes MSTNDPVKILLVDGRPAGRLAIEAALSELDASLICASSVEEVLRGATEADLAAILLDVETHGRSGLDLARLLRDRNRHTPILFLGAGDDFPVEEANALGAVDHLPGPLAPVVLRTKIASHIEQFRRKRGASAEPPRDRAATPGQDGLWRTILASIGDAVIATDADGRVTFLNPVAERLTGWSLADARGMPLTEVFRIVNETTREPVENPALRALETGVIVGLANHTILIARDGTERPIDDSAAPIRDDAGTVSGAVLVFRDISERRKAEEALRESEARHRILADLADATQPSTDPGAIMTAAARLLAEHLGADRVAYAEVEDGSVYVINGDYTRGVPSIVGRWPIAAFGAEHLRMMRANEPYVVEDADTDPRIAPDDLPAYRATDIRAVVCVPLSKGGRLTAAMAVHQKSPRRWTPAEVRLVRTVVARCWETLERAAAERALDESRARLDYAVQASGIGFWYCDLPFDVLQWDARVKSHFWLPPDARVTLGTFFDRIHPDDREPTRAAIERSIAGREGYDVQFRTIDPAGGAERWVRAIGRASYGEAGDPIRFDGVTQDVTEQRRAEAALRESNDRFTIVARATNDAVWDWDMRTNSVWWNEGVTTLFGHRREDAGPDATWWYEHIHPEDREGVVTSIHAVIDHGGSNWSGEYRFLRADGGYATILDRGYAIHEGGRTIRLVGAMQDVTERRLAEERLRESEQRFRSLFESMDEGYCVVEPMLDDAGRPFDYRYLMANPALEEQTGMADIVGKTAREVMPHHESDWIEAYARVAETGERVRRTDRVADLDRWFDVSAFPVGPPGSRRVGVLFNDISDRKRAEALLREKDERLKLLVERARDYAVVVTDRDGRVVEWSGGAESITGITLEEILGQPADRIFTPEDRAAGVPAMEMEKAAREGRAEDKRWHVRQDGGQFFADGVMVPLWGDDDTLHGFGKVFRDVTARKRAEESVRFLADSSASLAELVDYQSTLNRIANLAVGGFADWCVIDLIAEGGRRERLAVTAAESEVEADARDADAAHRPADVAAGVVPHVLRTGEPEVVFDLAEADPATAPQGADRLARLRGLGIRSYLCVPLLSRGRVIGGMTFLSSSARRRFGPAELQVAQNLAERVTAAIENAQLYRTLQEQDRRKDEFLATLAHELRNPLAPIRNGLQILRMDGDTAEVAGETLSMMDRQLRHITHLVDDLMDVARVSSGKVALRLERVPLRAIVDAAVETNRQSIEEAGHELGLRIPREPLVVEGDRTRLVQVLANLLNNAAKYTPQGGRISLGVARDDGHAVIKVADTGVGIPPEMLPKVFGMFTQVGTSLERSQGGLGIGLTLVKRLVEMHGGTVAAESPGPGQGSTFIVRIPLAAEAAALADIPPVAAAAPAGHRPDILVVDDNRDSAVTLARLLKMRGHRVKVAHDGPEALRLLATYRPQLILLDLGLPGMSGYEVARRIRESTELVGVTLAALTGWGQEEDRRRTREVGFDHHLVKPADPDEIERIADSILPEG; translated from the coding sequence GTGAGTACGAACGACCCCGTCAAGATCCTCCTCGTCGATGGCCGGCCCGCGGGCCGGCTCGCCATCGAGGCCGCCCTCTCCGAGCTGGACGCGTCGCTCATCTGCGCCTCCTCCGTCGAGGAAGTCCTCCGGGGGGCGACCGAGGCCGACCTCGCCGCCATCCTCCTCGACGTCGAGACGCACGGCCGGTCCGGATTGGATCTGGCCAGGCTCCTTCGCGACCGCAACCGACACACCCCGATCCTCTTCCTGGGTGCGGGCGACGATTTCCCGGTCGAGGAAGCGAACGCCCTCGGGGCGGTGGATCACCTCCCCGGGCCCCTTGCTCCCGTCGTCCTGCGCACGAAGATCGCGTCGCACATCGAGCAGTTCCGCCGCAAGCGGGGGGCGAGCGCCGAACCACCGCGCGACCGGGCGGCCACTCCCGGTCAGGACGGGCTCTGGCGGACAATCCTCGCCAGCATCGGCGACGCCGTAATCGCGACCGACGCCGACGGCCGGGTCACCTTCCTCAACCCGGTGGCCGAACGGCTCACCGGCTGGTCGTTGGCGGACGCCCGCGGGATGCCCCTCACCGAGGTGTTCCGCATCGTCAACGAGACGACGCGCGAGCCGGTCGAGAACCCGGCCCTGAGGGCGCTCGAGACGGGCGTCATCGTCGGGCTGGCGAACCACACCATCCTGATCGCCCGCGACGGCACGGAGCGTCCGATCGACGACTCCGCCGCCCCCATCCGGGACGATGCGGGCACCGTCTCGGGGGCGGTGCTGGTGTTCCGCGACATCAGCGAGCGCAGAAAGGCTGAGGAGGCCCTGCGGGAGAGTGAGGCCCGCCACCGGATCCTCGCCGACCTCGCCGACGCGACCCAGCCGTCCACCGACCCGGGCGCGATCATGACGGCGGCCGCCCGGCTGCTCGCGGAGCATCTCGGCGCGGACCGGGTCGCCTATGCCGAGGTCGAGGACGGGTCGGTCTACGTCATCAACGGAGATTACACGCGCGGGGTGCCGAGCATCGTCGGCCGGTGGCCGATCGCGGCGTTCGGGGCGGAACACCTGCGGATGATGCGGGCGAACGAGCCCTACGTCGTCGAGGACGCCGACACCGACCCGCGCATCGCGCCGGACGACCTGCCGGCATACCGGGCGACGGACATCCGGGCGGTGGTCTGCGTGCCGTTGTCCAAGGGCGGGAGGCTGACGGCCGCGATGGCCGTCCACCAGAAGTCGCCCCGCCGCTGGACCCCGGCCGAGGTCCGGCTCGTCAGGACGGTCGTCGCCCGGTGCTGGGAGACGCTCGAGCGTGCCGCGGCCGAGCGGGCCCTGGACGAGAGCCGCGCCCGGCTCGATTACGCGGTCCAGGCCTCGGGGATCGGGTTCTGGTACTGCGACCTGCCGTTCGACGTCCTGCAGTGGGACGCGAGGGTCAAGTCGCATTTCTGGCTGCCGCCGGACGCCCGGGTCACGCTCGGCACCTTCTTCGATCGCATCCACCCGGACGACCGCGAGCCGACCCGCGCCGCCATCGAACGGAGCATCGCGGGGCGCGAGGGCTACGACGTCCAATTCCGAACCATTGACCCGGCTGGCGGGGCCGAGCGGTGGGTGCGGGCGATCGGGCGGGCGTCCTACGGCGAGGCGGGCGACCCCATACGGTTCGACGGGGTGACCCAGGACGTGACCGAGCAACGGCGGGCCGAGGCCGCGCTGCGCGAGAGCAACGACCGGTTCACCATCGTCGCCCGCGCCACCAACGACGCGGTCTGGGACTGGGACATGCGGACGAACTCGGTGTGGTGGAACGAGGGGGTGACTACCCTCTTCGGGCACCGCCGGGAGGATGCCGGCCCGGACGCCACGTGGTGGTACGAGCACATCCACCCCGAGGACCGCGAGGGTGTCGTGACCAGCATTCACGCGGTCATCGATCACGGCGGCTCGAACTGGTCTGGCGAGTACCGGTTCCTCAGGGCCGACGGCGGCTACGCCACCATCCTCGACCGCGGCTACGCCATCCACGAGGGCGGCAGGACGATCCGACTGGTCGGTGCGATGCAGGATGTGACCGAGCGGCGGCTGGCCGAGGAACGGCTCCGCGAGAGCGAGCAGCGGTTCCGCTCGCTGTTCGAGTCGATGGACGAGGGGTACTGCGTCGTCGAGCCGATGCTCGACGACGCGGGCCGACCGTTCGACTACCGGTACCTGATGGCCAACCCGGCCCTGGAGGAGCAGACCGGGATGGCCGACATCGTCGGCAAGACCGCCCGCGAGGTGATGCCGCACCACGAGAGCGACTGGATCGAGGCCTACGCGCGGGTGGCGGAGACGGGCGAGCGGGTCCGCCGGACCGACCGGGTGGCCGACCTCGACCGGTGGTTCGACGTGTCCGCGTTCCCGGTCGGCCCGCCCGGCAGTCGCCGGGTGGGCGTGCTCTTCAACGACATCTCCGACCGCAAGCGGGCGGAGGCGCTGCTGCGGGAGAAGGACGAACGGCTCAAGCTCCTGGTCGAACGGGCGCGGGACTACGCGGTGGTGGTCACCGACCGGGATGGCCGGGTGGTCGAATGGTCCGGTGGGGCCGAGAGCATCACCGGCATCACCCTCGAGGAGATCCTGGGACAGCCCGCCGACAGGATCTTCACCCCGGAGGACCGGGCGGCCGGGGTGCCCGCGATGGAGATGGAGAAGGCAGCCCGCGAGGGCCGGGCCGAGGACAAGCGGTGGCACGTGCGGCAGGACGGAGGCCAGTTCTTCGCCGACGGGGTCATGGTCCCGCTCTGGGGCGACGACGACACGCTTCACGGGTTCGGCAAGGTGTTCCGCGACGTGACCGCCCGCAAGCGGGCCGAGGAGTCGGTCCGGTTCCTGGCCGATTCCAGCGCCTCGCTGGCCGAACTGGTGGACTACCAGAGCACCCTCAACCGGATCGCCAACCTGGCCGTCGGCGGGTTCGCCGACTGGTGCGTGATCGACTTGATCGCTGAGGGCGGCAGGCGGGAGCGGCTGGCCGTGACCGCCGCCGAATCCGAGGTCGAGGCGGACGCCCGAGACGCCGACGCGGCCCACCGTCCGGCCGACGTCGCCGCCGGGGTGGTGCCGCACGTGCTGCGCACCGGCGAGCCGGAGGTGGTCTTCGACCTGGCCGAGGCCGACCCGGCGACCGCGCCGCAGGGGGCCGATCGGCTGGCCAGGCTGCGGGGCCTCGGCATCCGCTCATACCTCTGCGTCCCGCTGCTCTCCCGAGGCCGGGTGATCGGCGGGATGACGTTCCTCAGCTCCTCCGCCCGCCGACGATTCGGCCCGGCGGAGTTGCAGGTGGCCCAGAATCTGGCCGAGCGGGTGACGGCCGCGATCGAGAACGCCCAGCTCTACCGCACGCTGCAGGAGCAGGACCGCCGCAAGGACGAGTTCCTGGCGACGTTGGCCCACGAGCTGCGCAACCCCCTCGCCCCGATCCGCAACGGCCTGCAGATCCTGCGGATGGACGGGGACACGGCCGAGGTCGCCGGCGAGACCCTCTCGATGATGGACCGGCAACTTCGGCACATCACCCACCTGGTCGACGACCTGATGGACGTGGCCCGGGTTTCGAGCGGCAAGGTGGCCCTGCGGCTGGAACGCGTCCCGCTGCGGGCGATCGTCGACGCGGCGGTGGAGACGAACCGGCAGTCGATCGAGGAGGCCGGCCACGAGCTCGGCCTGCGGATCCCGCGCGAGCCCCTGGTCGTCGAGGGCGACCGCACCCGGTTGGTGCAAGTGCTGGCGAACCTGCTGAACAACGCCGCCAAGTACACCCCGCAGGGCGGGCGGATCTCGCTGGGCGTCGCTCGCGACGACGGGCATGCGGTGATCAAGGTCGCCGACACCGGGGTGGGCATCCCGCCCGAGATGCTGCCGAAGGTCTTCGGGATGTTCACCCAGGTGGGCACGTCGCTGGAGCGGTCGCAGGGCGGCCTCGGCATCGGGCTGACGCTGGTCAAGCGACTGGTCGAGATGCACGGCGGCACGGTGGCGGCCGAGAGCCCCGGCCCCGGGCAGGGCAGCACGTTCATCGTGCGGATCCCCCTGGCCGCGGAGGCGGCGGCCCTCGCGGACATCCCGCCCGTCGCGGCGGCCGCACCCGCCGGCCACCGGCCCGACATCCTGGTGGTCGACGACAACCGGGACTCCGCCGTGACTCTGGCACGGCTTCTGAAGATGCGGGGACACCGGGTGAAGGTCGCCCACGACGGGCCCGAGGCGTTGCGACTGCTCGCCACCTACCGGCCGCAACTGATCCTGCTCGACCTGGGGCTGCCGGGGATGAGCGGCTACGAGGTCGCCCGCCGCATCCGCGAGAGCACGGAGCTGGTCGGCGTGACGCTGGCCGCGCTCACCGGGTGGGGTCAGGAGGAGGACCGGCGTCGGACGCGGGAGGTCGGCTTCGACCATCACCTGGTCAAGCCGGCCGACCCGGACGAGATCGAGCGGATCGCCGACAGCATTCTCCCGGAGGGGTGA
- a CDS encoding zinc-dependent alcohol dehydrogenase: MKAVVFHGIGDIRLDDVPEPKIEQPTDAIVRLTASAICGTDLHMVRGTMPGMVPGTILGHEGVGVIEEVGSSVTGFEVGDRVVIPSTICCGHCSYCTSGYHSQCDNANPNGKTAGTAFFGGPAPTGPFNGLQAEFARVPLADPSLVKLPQELTDDQAILLSDIFPTGYFGADVAEIKPGDTVCVFGCGPVGLFTIVSAKLMGAGRIFAVDTLPDRLEKARELGAETIDFNAEHPVEKIKDLTGGIGVLRAIDAVGVDAYRPEGGPAYAESRAMKGQFKEEQKEVLLEGSGATWGGHWVPGDAPSQVVTWAVQALAKAGTLSIIGVYPETMTRFPIGNAMMKNLTIQMGNCPHRKYVPKTIEAVVAGKVDPLMVLTEVEPMTDAISAYKAFDRRKAGWVKVELKPGR; encoded by the coding sequence ATGAAGGCCGTCGTGTTCCACGGCATCGGCGACATCCGCCTCGACGACGTCCCCGAGCCGAAGATCGAGCAGCCCACGGACGCGATCGTACGGCTGACGGCGAGCGCCATCTGCGGCACCGACCTGCACATGGTCCGCGGGACGATGCCGGGCATGGTCCCCGGCACGATCCTGGGCCACGAGGGGGTCGGCGTGATCGAGGAGGTCGGCTCCTCGGTCACCGGCTTCGAGGTCGGTGACCGCGTCGTCATCCCGTCCACCATCTGCTGCGGGCACTGCTCCTATTGCACGAGCGGCTACCACTCGCAATGCGACAACGCCAACCCGAACGGCAAGACGGCCGGGACGGCGTTCTTCGGCGGCCCGGCCCCCACCGGCCCGTTCAACGGCCTCCAGGCCGAGTTCGCCCGCGTGCCGCTGGCCGATCCGTCGCTGGTCAAGCTGCCCCAGGAGCTGACCGACGACCAGGCGATCCTGCTCTCCGACATCTTCCCCACGGGGTATTTCGGGGCGGATGTGGCGGAGATCAAGCCGGGCGACACGGTCTGCGTCTTCGGGTGCGGGCCGGTGGGTCTGTTCACCATCGTCAGCGCGAAGCTGATGGGGGCCGGGCGCATCTTCGCCGTGGATACCCTCCCCGACCGGCTGGAGAAGGCCCGCGAACTGGGCGCCGAGACCATCGACTTCAACGCCGAGCACCCCGTCGAGAAGATCAAGGACCTGACCGGCGGGATCGGCGTCCTGCGGGCGATCGACGCGGTGGGCGTGGACGCCTACCGTCCCGAGGGCGGCCCGGCCTACGCCGAGTCGCGGGCGATGAAGGGGCAGTTCAAGGAGGAGCAGAAAGAGGTCCTGCTCGAAGGCTCCGGCGCGACCTGGGGCGGCCACTGGGTCCCGGGCGACGCCCCGTCGCAGGTGGTGACCTGGGCGGTGCAGGCCCTGGCCAAGGCGGGGACGCTCTCGATCATCGGGGTCTATCCCGAGACGATGACGCGGTTCCCGATCGGCAACGCCATGATGAAGAACCTGACGATCCAGATGGGCAACTGCCCGCACCGGAAATACGTGCCGAAGACGATCGAGGCCGTGGTGGCGGGGAAGGTCGACCCGCTGATGGTGCTGACCGAGGTCGAGCCGATGACCGACGCCATCTCCGCCTACAAGGCGTTCGATCGGCGGAAGGCGGGCTGGGTCAAGGTCGAACTGAAGCCGGGCCGATGA
- a CDS encoding glycoside hydrolase family protein, whose amino-acid sequence MGRAFVRVIGALVLSLVVAGGSQAQEAFPDWLVRWEPIPRNPLFGGSGGDAWDAKIRERGWIHREDDGSYRLYYTGYNEDRSPTRSLGLATSPDGLSWTRHPGNPIFDETWVEDMCVLKVDGRYLMFAEGERDIAHLLTSDDGVSWAECGPLDVRLADGSPIPPGPYGTPTVLRKDGLWHLLYERGDRGVWLATSPDLRVWTNVQDDPVIAMGPEPYDRTAVALNQVVERDGVYYGIYHANEHRPWRDWTTCVARSTDLVRWEKFSGNPIVEDNSSSGILVPGPDGPVLYTMHPEVRRYSHPQSGDESDHP is encoded by the coding sequence ATGGGTCGAGCATTCGTCCGGGTGATCGGGGCCCTGGTCCTCTCACTGGTCGTCGCCGGGGGATCGCAGGCGCAGGAGGCGTTCCCGGACTGGCTGGTCCGGTGGGAGCCGATCCCCCGGAATCCCCTGTTCGGCGGGTCCGGCGGCGACGCCTGGGATGCGAAGATCCGGGAGCGGGGCTGGATCCACCGCGAGGACGACGGCTCGTACCGGCTTTATTACACCGGGTACAACGAGGACCGGTCGCCGACCCGCTCGCTCGGGCTCGCCACCTCCCCGGACGGCCTCTCCTGGACGAGGCACCCGGGCAACCCGATCTTCGACGAGACGTGGGTCGAGGACATGTGCGTGCTAAAGGTCGACGGCCGATACCTCATGTTCGCCGAGGGCGAGCGGGACATCGCCCACCTGCTGACCTCCGACGACGGCGTCTCCTGGGCCGAGTGCGGGCCGCTCGACGTCCGGCTGGCCGACGGCTCCCCGATCCCCCCCGGGCCCTACGGCACCCCGACGGTCCTGCGGAAGGACGGCCTCTGGCACCTGCTCTACGAGCGGGGAGACCGGGGGGTCTGGCTGGCCACCTCGCCGGATCTCCGCGTCTGGACCAACGTGCAGGACGACCCGGTGATCGCGATGGGGCCCGAGCCGTACGACCGCACTGCGGTGGCCCTGAACCAGGTCGTCGAACGCGACGGCGTCTATTACGGCATCTACCACGCCAACGAACACCGCCCCTGGCGCGACTGGACCACCTGCGTCGCCCGGTCCACCGACCTCGTCCGCTGGGAGAAGTTCTCCGGCAACCCGATCGTCGAGGATAACAGCTCCAGCGGCATCCTCGTCCCCGGGCCGGACGGCCCGGTGCTCTACACCATGCACCCGGAAGTCCGACGCTATTCCCATCCCCAGTCGGGGGACGAATCGGATCATCCCTGA
- a CDS encoding glucose 1-dehydrogenase has translation MAEDPREKHPKPPLPEQKQDVPGIESEMDPKPDYGEQSYTGSGKLKGKTAVITGGDSGIGRAVALAFAREGADILISYLSEESDAEETARAVEAAGRTCLRLAGDIADEAHCKAIIDRAVREFGKIDILVNNAAFQMSRDDIAEIETEEFDRTLKTNLYAMFWLTKAAVPHMPEGGAVINTSSIQADNPSPNLLPYAMTKAAIQNFTGGLAQMLGKKGIRVNCVAPGPIWTPLIPATMPEEKVKSFGQDTALGRAGQPAELAPAFVLLASDDASYMAGATVAVTGGRPLI, from the coding sequence ATGGCAGAAGACCCCCGCGAGAAGCACCCCAAGCCACCACTCCCCGAGCAGAAGCAGGACGTCCCCGGAATCGAGTCCGAGATGGACCCGAAGCCGGACTACGGCGAGCAGAGCTACACGGGCTCGGGAAAGCTCAAGGGCAAGACGGCGGTCATCACCGGCGGCGACAGCGGGATCGGCCGCGCGGTGGCCCTGGCCTTCGCCCGCGAGGGAGCGGACATCCTCATCTCCTATCTCAGCGAGGAGAGCGACGCAGAGGAGACCGCGCGAGCGGTCGAGGCCGCCGGCCGCACGTGCCTCCGTCTGGCGGGCGACATCGCGGACGAGGCCCACTGCAAGGCGATCATCGACCGGGCGGTCAGGGAGTTCGGCAAGATCGACATCCTGGTCAACAACGCCGCCTTCCAGATGAGCCGGGACGACATCGCGGAGATCGAGACCGAGGAGTTCGACCGGACGCTGAAGACGAACCTCTACGCGATGTTCTGGCTGACGAAGGCCGCCGTCCCGCACATGCCCGAGGGCGGCGCGGTGATCAACACCTCGTCGATCCAGGCCGACAATCCGAGCCCGAACCTGCTGCCCTACGCGATGACGAAGGCGGCGATCCAGAACTTCACCGGCGGCCTGGCGCAGATGCTCGGCAAGAAGGGCATCCGCGTGAATTGCGTGGCCCCGGGCCCAATCTGGACGCCGCTGATCCCGGCGACCATGCCCGAGGAGAAGGTCAAGAGCTTCGGGCAGGACACGGCCCTGGGCCGGGCCGGGCAGCCCGCCGAGCTGGCGCCCGCCTTCGTGCTGCTCGCCTCGGACGACGCCAGCTACATGGCCGGGGCCACGGTGGCCGTGACCGGCGGCCGCCCCCTCATCTGA
- a CDS encoding DUF11 domain-containing protein: MSLRMSICAVISLGLALGAHWVSGQAAQGPPSSSAEPPRVSGGESRSGSGAAGSGPGEAVPPPSLAGGPSGNAPPRLAIPNTRAPAVGAQSGAEPGDAPPRIASPAGDSPPPPGVDDLPGLPPVGPRGGPPALADSPTPPPTAPPHDALDSPGDDPPMIASGDPDPGLAHPGGPTDSPPPISAGDLPDLLDDPLGDLAGDLPSIGSPDLGSATADADVPVGAPGPKARLQDPADDPPAAPMLPDPGPAFPADPDPMAGAPDPYADVDGVDAGAPAQGMAVSSGGMQFPLAADPLSPPAAQEPPDDGPLAVQEMPDDPGLGGGDPFPGLGGGQPDPSPLNEADLAAEPAESGPGSPAPGLPTRDPNSFSNFGASGAAEAAPAMPRPAPDSPDFASAGPASASAPPEDPSIRASAAPFDGTGAMADSLADRLPEGPRDVQLNLDVSIPPTTIINVPMQAVVTLRNEGRDDAFDVYVRLPLPDGLEHQESSPPAETMEDDGRTLVWHWSSLPSGDSRAIDLRVKPLKAVPMDLVPRVSSVMAAKSRTAVQEPKLKIDLVGPNGEVLKGTNFDFSVTVRNVGNGPARGVDLIATLSGGLQGYDDAGSLNDATRFELEVGDLSPGEVRGPYALSVRADSQGPHSCAIKAESPDVVPETPVAIKEVTIVAPKLALDVAGPDSRPVGSVADYVVTIRNEGTAAATDVAVALFAPESGEPTVPADAKYRQDPEKRLHSIYWRVPRLDKGESRQFRVPITLERIAIYTVEVAAHCDGFREPRDTPRDQQPTDVMGIADVKIVGLDRKDTVIDAGGTTEFEIRIRNDGSKEATNVKVDFFTNEWISVVKTDPADAATNPDNPVQHGFAAIDRLAPGVERTFIVEVKAQKAPPSGQAVANFDVKVYWDDLPESAAVSSNSHVRIAEGQVARTPSTPPR, encoded by the coding sequence ATGTCCCTGCGGATGTCGATCTGTGCGGTGATCTCCCTCGGACTGGCCCTCGGCGCCCACTGGGTGTCCGGCCAGGCCGCCCAGGGTCCGCCGTCGTCCTCGGCCGAGCCCCCCCGGGTCTCGGGGGGCGAATCCCGGTCCGGGTCGGGCGCCGCCGGGTCCGGTCCCGGGGAGGCCGTCCCCCCGCCGAGCCTCGCGGGGGGCCCCTCGGGCAACGCCCCTCCCCGCCTGGCGATCCCCAACACCCGGGCACCGGCCGTCGGGGCTCAGTCGGGGGCCGAGCCGGGGGATGCCCCGCCGAGGATCGCCTCCCCGGCCGGGGATTCACCGCCGCCCCCGGGCGTCGACGACCTCCCCGGCCTGCCCCCGGTCGGCCCGAGAGGCGGCCCCCCCGCGCTGGCCGATTCCCCGACGCCACCCCCCACGGCCCCGCCCCACGACGCCCTCGACTCCCCCGGCGACGATCCCCCGATGATCGCCTCGGGGGACCCCGACCCCGGCCTCGCCCACCCCGGGGGACCTACCGATTCCCCGCCGCCGATCTCCGCGGGCGACCTCCCGGACCTGCTCGACGACCCCCTCGGCGACCTGGCCGGCGACTTGCCCTCGATCGGGTCGCCCGACCTCGGCAGCGCCACCGCCGATGCCGACGTCCCCGTCGGGGCCCCCGGGCCGAAGGCCCGACTCCAGGATCCGGCCGACGACCCCCCGGCCGCCCCCATGCTCCCCGACCCGGGCCCGGCCTTCCCGGCCGACCCCGACCCGATGGCCGGGGCTCCCGACCCGTACGCCGACGTCGACGGCGTCGATGCCGGCGCTCCGGCCCAGGGGATGGCCGTGTCGTCGGGCGGCATGCAGTTCCCCCTCGCCGCCGATCCCCTCTCCCCTCCGGCGGCGCAGGAGCCGCCCGACGACGGGCCCCTGGCCGTGCAGGAGATGCCCGACGACCCCGGCCTCGGCGGCGGCGACCCGTTCCCGGGCCTCGGCGGGGGTCAGCCCGATCCCTCCCCGCTCAACGAGGCCGACCTCGCCGCCGAGCCGGCCGAGTCCGGCCCGGGATCGCCGGCCCCGGGCCTCCCGACCCGGGATCCGAACAGCTTCTCGAACTTCGGGGCGTCCGGGGCCGCCGAGGCGGCCCCGGCGATGCCCCGGCCCGCCCCGGACTCTCCCGACTTCGCCTCGGCCGGGCCCGCCTCGGCCTCGGCCCCGCCGGAGGACCCCTCGATCCGGGCCTCGGCCGCCCCCTTCGACGGTACCGGGGCGATGGCCGACTCCCTGGCCGACCGCCTGCCCGAGGGGCCCCGGGACGTCCAGCTCAACCTCGATGTCTCCATCCCGCCCACCACCATCATCAACGTCCCGATGCAGGCGGTCGTCACTCTCCGCAACGAGGGCCGCGACGACGCCTTCGACGTCTACGTCCGCCTGCCCCTCCCCGACGGCCTGGAGCACCAGGAGTCCTCCCCGCCGGCCGAAACGATGGAGGACGACGGCCGGACCCTCGTCTGGCACTGGTCCTCGCTCCCCTCGGGGGACTCCCGGGCGATCGACCTGCGGGTCAAGCCGCTGAAGGCCGTGCCGATGGACCTGGTCCCCCGGGTCTCCTCGGTGATGGCGGCCAAGTCCCGGACGGCCGTGCAGGAGCCGAAGCTGAAGATCGACCTCGTCGGCCCCAACGGCGAGGTGCTCAAGGGCACGAACTTCGACTTCTCGGTCACCGTCCGCAACGTCGGCAACGGCCCGGCCCGGGGCGTCGACCTGATCGCCACCCTCAGCGGCGGCCTCCAGGGCTACGACGACGCCGGTTCGCTCAACGACGCCACCCGGTTCGAGCTGGAGGTCGGCGACCTCAGCCCCGGGGAGGTCCGGGGGCCCTACGCCCTGAGCGTCCGGGCCGACAGCCAGGGGCCGCACTCCTGCGCCATCAAGGCCGAGAGCCCCGACGTGGTGCCCGAGACCCCCGTGGCGATCAAGGAGGTGACGATCGTCGCCCCCAAGCTGGCGCTCGACGTGGCCGGGCCCGACAGCCGCCCGGTCGGCTCGGTGGCCGACTACGTGGTCACGATCAGGAACGAGGGGACCGCCGCCGCCACCGACGTGGCCGTCGCCCTGTTCGCCCCCGAGAGCGGCGAGCCCACCGTCCCCGCCGACGCCAAGTACCGCCAGGACCCGGAGAAGCGCCTGCACAGCATCTACTGGCGCGTCCCCCGGCTGGACAAGGGGGAGTCCCGCCAGTTCCGCGTGCCGATCACCCTGGAGCGGATCGCCATCTACACCGTGGAAGTGGCCGCCCACTGCGACGGCTTCCGGGAGCCCCGGGACACCCCCCGGGACCAGCAGCCGACCGACGTGATGGGCATCGCCGACGTTAAGATCGTCGGCCTCGACCGCAAGGACACCGTCATCGACGCCGGCGGCACCACCGAGTTCGAGATCCGGATCCGCAACGACGGCTCCAAGGAGGCCACCAACGTCAAGGTCGACTTCTTCACGAATGAGTGGATCTCCGTCGTGAAGACCGACCCGGCCGACGCGGCCACCAACCCCGACAACCCCGTCCAGCACGGCTTCGCGGCCATCGACCGCCTCGCCCCCGGGGTCGAGCGCACCTTCATCGTCGAGGTGAAGGCG